The Eikenella corrodens genome segment TTTGCCGCCGCCGGTAGGCATCAGCACCAGCAGATTTTGCCCCTCTGCCAGCGCGTTCACAATTTCTTCCTGCCGCCCACGGAAGGCGTGATAGCCGAAAACTTCGCGCAGGATGCTGAGGGCGGAGGGTTGTGGCATGAGTGGTTTTCCGTTTGCGGGATTTGTTGGATATAATGGCGCGGATTTTATAGCGTTTGAAGGCTACCTGAAAGGATTTTTATGCAACTGAAGAGATGGGCCGGGCTGTGTGCGGTGTTGGTGTTGGCGGGTTGTCCGAGTATGAGCAGCGGGCCGAGCCTGGGCGGCAGCTGGAGAGAAGTGGGCGTGAGCCAGAACGGCAATATGCGTTACGAAATAGACACTTCCAGCATTCGGAAAGAAGGCAGCCGGGTTAGTTTCCGCGAGCGGATTACCGTGTCGGATGCGGGGCGCGAGCATTATGTGAACACGCCGCATTTCAAAACGGCGGTCAACCAATGGCAGTTCGATTGCCAGGCGCGCACCCGCCGTTTGGCTGCGGTGGATATGTGGGATGCTTCAGGCAACAAACTGGCTACCAACCAATATGAAACAGCCAGGCGGCCTGCCCAGCCGGTGGTGAAAGGTTCGGCCGGCGGTAAACAGTTTGAAATTGCCTGTGGCAAAACTTTGTGATTTTTGCAGAATTAAGGAGAGAAAATATGCGGATCAAGGGAATTGTGGCCGGTCTGTGCCTGCTGGTCGCTGCTGCGCCAGCTTGGG includes the following:
- a CDS encoding surface-adhesin E family protein, yielding MQLKRWAGLCAVLVLAGCPSMSSGPSLGGSWREVGVSQNGNMRYEIDTSSIRKEGSRVSFRERITVSDAGREHYVNTPHFKTAVNQWQFDCQARTRRLAAVDMWDASGNKLATNQYETARRPAQPVVKGSAGGKQFEIACGKTL